One stretch of Segatella copri DNA includes these proteins:
- a CDS encoding Fur family transcriptional regulator encodes MNSQDMISRLESKGIRPTANRILVMKTLMGEQNPQSLSNLERKMVSMDKSSIFRTLTLFLEHDVVHAFEDGRGVLCYELCEEKGACDHHDGHIHFYCESCQRSFCMEDIHIPSFELPEGFYPHSISFVIKGECPDCRKKHQ; translated from the coding sequence ATGAACTCACAAGATATGATCAGCAGGCTGGAATCGAAAGGCATTCGGCCAACCGCCAACCGCATACTCGTAATGAAGACCCTGATGGGCGAACAGAACCCACAGAGTCTGAGTAATCTGGAACGAAAGATGGTTTCGATGGACAAGTCGAGCATCTTCCGTACCCTTACCCTCTTCCTGGAACATGATGTGGTACATGCCTTCGAAGATGGGCGAGGCGTACTCTGCTACGAACTCTGCGAAGAAAAAGGGGCTTGCGATCATCACGACGGGCATATTCATTTCTACTGCGAATCTTGCCAGCGTTCCTTCTGTATGGAGGATATCCATATTCCAAGTTTCGAACTGCCCGAAGGCTTTTACCCCCACTCTATTTCCTTTGTCATCAAAGGCGAATGTCCGGATTGCAGAAAGAAACACCAGTAA
- a CDS encoding clostripain-related cysteine peptidase codes for MIKKLFTLFICTLSLAATFTSCGDEAIDVESVNKQTIFVFYPWTGGTNTSSLTSFLKNNVDSICEGIVAKKGLNNSRVMVFMSQNYKKSYLIDLQYDGNKKAVIRDTLKTYDEATYTTAEGFAEILNEVKRRAEALNYSLIIGAHGCGWTYNSDWVNYPYMARPNAGFAQKGSTSYPTATGNFSGIQYGPDPNKPITRFFGSVSLKENALDIPTLAEGIKLSGTKMQYILFDACYMGNVETAYELKDVTNFMISSSSEVMGAGVPYKTTWSYLNSSAPNYSGFVNGVVNFYKNDSYPYCNMAAIDCRQMDNLAQVMKEINSKYTLSSSVPLDSIQPLDGFSPNLFYDMSVYVDSLVPSGSLKDKFNSQMKLTIKAAAHTDEAYTALMSYRGATFKVKNYCGLSISDPSPHSVAIKGREKTGWWKATH; via the coding sequence ATGATCAAGAAGCTTTTCACCTTATTTATATGTACGCTATCTCTTGCAGCAACTTTCACCAGTTGCGGTGATGAAGCTATTGATGTAGAAAGCGTCAATAAGCAGACTATCTTCGTCTTCTATCCTTGGACGGGTGGAACCAACACATCCAGTCTCACAAGTTTTTTGAAAAACAACGTTGACAGTATCTGCGAAGGTATTGTTGCCAAGAAGGGATTGAACAATTCGCGTGTAATGGTCTTCATGAGTCAGAATTACAAGAAGAGCTATCTCATAGATCTTCAGTATGACGGCAATAAGAAAGCCGTCATCCGCGACACGTTGAAGACATACGATGAAGCTACATATACTACAGCAGAAGGATTTGCAGAGATTCTGAATGAGGTGAAACGCCGTGCTGAAGCCCTGAATTATTCGCTCATCATCGGAGCTCATGGCTGCGGATGGACCTACAACAGCGATTGGGTTAACTATCCTTATATGGCAAGACCTAATGCCGGTTTTGCTCAGAAAGGAAGCACCAGCTACCCTACCGCTACCGGCAATTTCAGCGGAATACAGTATGGTCCCGATCCCAACAAACCTATCACCCGTTTCTTCGGAAGTGTGAGCTTAAAAGAAAACGCTCTCGACATTCCTACCCTAGCCGAAGGCATCAAACTCAGCGGCACCAAGATGCAGTACATCCTCTTCGATGCATGCTATATGGGCAATGTAGAGACTGCATACGAACTGAAAGACGTCACTAATTTCATGATCAGTTCAAGTAGCGAAGTAATGGGAGCCGGCGTTCCATACAAAACCACATGGAGTTACCTCAACAGTTCAGCACCCAACTACTCAGGATTTGTCAACGGAGTTGTCAATTTCTATAAGAATGATAGCTACCCATATTGTAACATGGCGGCCATCGACTGCAGACAGATGGATAATCTAGCCCAAGTGATGAAGGAAATTAATAGCAAATATACCCTCTCATCATCCGTTCCGCTCGATTCCATACAGCCTTTGGATGGTTTCTCTCCCAACCTCTTCTACGACATGAGCGTATACGTAGATAGTCTCGTTCCAAGCGGCTCTCTGAAAGATAAATTTAATTCACAGATGAAACTCACAATCAAAGCAGCAGCTCATACAGATGAAGCTTATACAGCGTTAATGAGTTATAGAGGTGCAACCTTTAAAGTGAAAAATTATTGCGGTCTTTCTATCTCCGACCCTAGCCCGCACAGCGTAGCTATCAAGGGCAGAGAGAAAACCGGTTGGTGGAAAGCTACACACTAA
- a CDS encoding GYF domain-containing protein, producing the protein MMEYFIIENNGQQAGPFSLEQLVQKAITPETLVWAQGMKDWTPAWKIAELKTVLETVEAIKANTANKENAEGTSTDATGNNGTEAANFQAANQQGFQQAQQEAYQQGFQHGAAMNQGYRQEPEKKKSSKTLRKVILGLIVLLFLVFSITNPGPDAHKEKVKTEAAKAIDKATETSDNNFFTQSIRSIAKMMAGSAIDEVMNQLFEYHNYIVCSKGTVEFNGKQHTVSFGILGSVYTMNADDMVKALEGADNLQIEETTSSSTDESPSVSDNNSDGSEEDGLGASVQKKLEDKANQAMDQAADKVSKKLEEKINQKLDEATDSSTVEKILDKILELI; encoded by the coding sequence ATGATGGAATATTTTATCATTGAGAATAACGGACAGCAAGCGGGGCCATTCAGCCTGGAGCAACTCGTCCAGAAGGCTATCACACCCGAAACCCTTGTTTGGGCACAAGGCATGAAAGACTGGACTCCTGCTTGGAAAATAGCAGAACTGAAGACTGTTCTTGAAACAGTAGAAGCAATCAAAGCTAATACAGCCAACAAAGAAAATGCAGAAGGAACATCAACAGATGCAACCGGCAACAACGGAACAGAAGCAGCAAACTTTCAGGCTGCAAACCAGCAGGGTTTCCAGCAGGCACAGCAGGAAGCTTACCAGCAAGGTTTTCAGCACGGCGCAGCAATGAACCAGGGCTACAGACAGGAACCGGAAAAGAAAAAATCGAGCAAGACCCTCAGGAAAGTCATCTTAGGGCTTATCGTACTTCTCTTCCTGGTTTTCTCCATAACCAATCCAGGACCTGATGCCCACAAAGAAAAGGTAAAAACTGAGGCAGCCAAGGCTATCGACAAGGCTACAGAAACCAGTGATAACAACTTCTTCACCCAAAGCATCCGTTCCATTGCCAAAATGATGGCAGGAAGCGCTATTGATGAAGTGATGAACCAGCTCTTCGAATACCACAACTATATCGTATGCTCTAAGGGAACCGTTGAGTTTAATGGCAAGCAGCACACCGTAAGCTTCGGAATCCTTGGCAGCGTTTACACGATGAATGCTGATGATATGGTGAAGGCGCTGGAAGGTGCCGACAATCTGCAGATAGAAGAAACCACCAGCTCATCAACCGATGAATCACCTTCGGTAAGCGATAATAACAGCGATGGTTCAGAAGAAGACGGACTGGGCGCTTCCGTTCAGAAGAAACTGGAAGACAAGGCAAACCAGGCCATGGATCAGGCTGCCGACAAGGTAAGCAAGAAACTGGAAGAGAAAATCAACCAGAAACTCGATGAAGCAACCGATTCTTCAACCGTAGAAAAGATTCTCGACAAGATTCTGGAACTGATTTAG
- a CDS encoding ribonuclease Z has product MEPFKVHILGCGSAFPTLQHSASAQIIEMRGKCFMMDCGEGAQMQFRRTHVHFAKINAIFISHLHGDHCFGLLGLLSTLGMLGRTAKLKVYAPESYGDLFKRQIDFFMQGMEYEIEFVPVDTEKSQVVYEDHSVTVETVPLQHRVPCCGYIFREKPTLPHIRRDMIDYYEIPVSQINNIKNGADWTTKEGDVIPNARLVMPAATPRSYAYCSDTRFVPGLAEKVKGVTVLYHESTYTSENGDRAKLYYHSTARQAATIARNAGVGKLLLGHYSARYNNEEVLLNEAKEVFAESYLTQEGKVFSIE; this is encoded by the coding sequence TTGGAACCATTTAAAGTACATATATTGGGGTGTGGCAGTGCTTTTCCCACCCTTCAGCATAGTGCCTCGGCCCAGATTATTGAGATGCGTGGCAAATGCTTTATGATGGATTGTGGAGAGGGTGCCCAGATGCAGTTCCGTCGCACTCATGTTCACTTTGCTAAGATAAATGCTATCTTTATTTCGCATCTTCATGGTGACCATTGCTTTGGCTTGCTGGGGCTTCTTTCTACCTTAGGTATGCTGGGTAGAACGGCTAAGTTAAAAGTGTATGCGCCAGAAAGTTACGGAGATTTATTTAAGCGTCAGATTGATTTCTTCATGCAGGGAATGGAATATGAAATTGAATTTGTTCCTGTAGATACCGAGAAGTCGCAAGTAGTATATGAAGATCATTCTGTAACCGTAGAAACCGTTCCTCTGCAGCATCGTGTGCCTTGTTGTGGTTACATTTTCAGAGAGAAACCGACATTGCCTCATATCCGTCGTGATATGATAGATTATTACGAGATTCCTGTAAGCCAGATTAATAACATCAAGAATGGAGCTGATTGGACAACGAAGGAGGGGGATGTAATACCTAATGCCAGATTGGTAATGCCTGCCGCTACTCCCCGCAGTTATGCTTATTGCAGTGATACCCGGTTTGTTCCGGGGTTGGCAGAAAAGGTAAAGGGGGTTACGGTGCTTTATCATGAGAGTACTTATACTTCAGAGAATGGGGACAGGGCTAAACTCTATTATCACAGTACGGCTCGACAGGCTGCAACTATAGCGAGAAATGCGGGTGTAGGCAAACTTCTTCTGGGACATTATAGTGCAAGATATAATAATGAAGAGGTATTGTTGAATGAAGCTAAAGAGGTGTTTGCGGAAAGTTATCTTACTCAGGAAGGTAAAGTGTTCTCTATAGAATAA
- a CDS encoding valine--tRNA ligase, producing the protein MELASKYDPQAVESKWYQYWLDNKLFSSKPDGREPYTVVIPPPNVTGVLHMGHMLNNTIQDILVRRARMEGKNACWVPGTDHASIATEAKVVNRLAQQGIKKTDLTREEFLKHAWDWTHEHGGIILKQLRKLGASCDWDRTAFTMDETRSRAVIHVFCDLYQKGLIYRGVRMVNWDPKAQTALSDEEVIYKDEHSKLYHLKYYVVEQDCQQVDEENVIHKDEKGYYAVVATTRPETIMGDSAMCINPEDKKNTWLKGKHVIVPLVNREIPVIEDTYVDIEFGTGCLKVTPAHDINDHALGLKHGLETIDIFNDNGTISEAAGLYVGMDRMDVRKQISIDLQNAGLMEKIEDYNNKVGFSERTNVPIEPKLSTQWFLKMQHFADIALPPVMDDDIEFYPKKYKNTYRHWLENIKDWCISRQLWWGHRIPAYYFDNAGKKDFVVAETAEEALKLAQEKNANIKAEDLEQESDCLDTWFSSWLWPISLFDGIEHPDNEEINYYYPTSDLVTGPDIIFFWVARMIMAGYEYRGKMPFKHVYFTGIVRDKLGRKMSKSLGNSPDPLVLIDKFGADGVRMGMMLSAPAGNDILFDESLCEQGRNFNNKIWNALRLVKGWETADIEQPKSAEIAVKWFDAKLKEVNEEMQKQFKDYRISEALMTVYKLFWDEFSSWYLEMVKPAYGQPIDQKSYDATLRFFDALLKMLHPFMPFITEELWQHIYDRKDGESIMREKLDIPAPTAEEQKLAADIEAVKQIIAGVRTVRNQKNIAQKEQLSLQVVGKNDFEAYNDVTLKMANLDKIEVIAEKSADASSFMVGTDEFAVPLGDLIDVAAEIEKAEAQLKHLEGFLMGVRKKLSNENFVAHAPEKVVALERKKESDSVEKIAALKATIEELKKK; encoded by the coding sequence ATGGAATTAGCAAGTAAATACGATCCACAAGCAGTGGAAAGTAAATGGTATCAGTACTGGCTCGACAACAAGCTTTTCAGCTCTAAGCCAGATGGTCGTGAACCTTATACAGTGGTTATCCCTCCACCAAACGTAACGGGTGTGCTCCACATGGGACACATGCTCAACAATACTATCCAGGATATTCTCGTTCGCCGTGCTCGCATGGAGGGCAAGAACGCATGTTGGGTACCAGGTACCGACCATGCCAGCATCGCTACCGAGGCTAAGGTTGTAAACCGCCTCGCTCAGCAGGGCATCAAGAAGACCGACCTTACCCGCGAGGAGTTTCTCAAGCACGCTTGGGACTGGACTCACGAGCATGGTGGCATCATCCTCAAACAGCTCCGCAAACTCGGTGCCAGTTGCGATTGGGACCGCACAGCATTCACCATGGACGAGACCCGCTCTCGTGCCGTCATCCACGTATTCTGCGACCTGTACCAGAAGGGACTCATCTATCGTGGCGTGCGCATGGTTAACTGGGACCCTAAGGCTCAGACTGCGCTCTCTGACGAGGAGGTTATCTACAAGGACGAGCACTCTAAGCTCTACCACTTGAAGTATTACGTAGTAGAGCAGGACTGCCAGCAGGTGGATGAGGAGAACGTGATTCACAAGGATGAGAAGGGATACTATGCAGTAGTAGCAACCACCCGTCCTGAGACCATCATGGGCGACTCTGCCATGTGTATCAACCCAGAGGATAAGAAGAATACCTGGCTGAAGGGTAAGCACGTTATCGTGCCTCTCGTAAACCGCGAGATTCCAGTCATCGAGGATACATACGTAGATATCGAGTTCGGTACTGGTTGCTTGAAGGTAACTCCAGCTCACGATATCAACGACCACGCACTCGGTTTGAAGCACGGTTTGGAAACCATCGATATCTTCAACGACAATGGTACCATCAGCGAGGCAGCAGGTCTCTATGTAGGTATGGACCGCATGGACGTGCGCAAGCAGATTTCCATCGACCTTCAGAACGCCGGTCTGATGGAGAAGATTGAGGACTATAATAATAAGGTGGGCTTCTCAGAGCGTACCAATGTGCCTATCGAGCCAAAGCTCTCTACACAGTGGTTCCTCAAGATGCAGCACTTTGCCGACATCGCCCTTCCTCCAGTAATGGACGATGATATCGAGTTCTATCCTAAGAAGTACAAGAACACCTATCGCCACTGGTTGGAGAACATCAAGGACTGGTGTATCAGCCGTCAGCTCTGGTGGGGTCACCGCATCCCAGCCTACTACTTCGACAATGCCGGCAAGAAGGATTTCGTGGTAGCTGAGACTGCAGAGGAGGCTCTGAAACTCGCTCAGGAGAAGAATGCCAACATCAAGGCAGAGGATCTTGAGCAGGAGAGCGACTGCCTCGACACCTGGTTCTCTTCATGGTTGTGGCCTATCTCTCTGTTCGATGGTATCGAGCATCCTGACAATGAGGAGATCAACTACTACTACCCTACTTCCGACCTCGTAACTGGTCCGGATATCATCTTCTTCTGGGTAGCACGTATGATCATGGCTGGCTACGAGTATCGTGGCAAGATGCCATTCAAGCACGTATATTTCACAGGTATCGTTCGCGATAAGCTCGGCCGCAAGATGAGCAAGAGTCTCGGTAACTCACCAGACCCATTGGTTCTGATTGACAAGTTTGGTGCCGACGGTGTTCGTATGGGTATGATGCTCAGCGCTCCAGCCGGCAACGACATCCTCTTCGACGAGAGCCTCTGCGAGCAGGGACGTAACTTCAACAATAAAATCTGGAATGCCCTCCGCCTCGTGAAGGGTTGGGAGACAGCGGATATCGAGCAGCCTAAGAGTGCAGAAATCGCAGTGAAATGGTTTGATGCCAAGCTCAAGGAAGTGAACGAGGAGATGCAGAAGCAGTTTAAGGACTATCGTATCTCTGAGGCATTGATGACAGTATATAAGCTGTTCTGGGATGAGTTCTCATCCTGGTACCTGGAGATGGTGAAGCCAGCTTACGGCCAGCCTATCGACCAGAAGAGCTACGATGCTACCCTCCGTTTCTTCGATGCCCTGCTGAAGATGTTGCATCCATTCATGCCATTCATCACCGAGGAGTTGTGGCAGCACATCTACGACCGCAAGGATGGCGAGAGCATCATGCGCGAGAAACTGGATATTCCTGCACCTACAGCCGAGGAGCAGAAGTTGGCAGCAGATATCGAGGCTGTGAAGCAGATTATCGCCGGTGTTCGTACCGTTCGCAACCAGAAGAACATTGCCCAGAAGGAGCAATTGTCTCTGCAGGTAGTAGGCAAGAACGATTTCGAGGCTTACAACGACGTAACTCTGAAGATGGCGAACCTCGACAAGATTGAGGTCATCGCTGAGAAGAGTGCCGATGCATCAAGCTTCATGGTAGGTACCGACGAGTTTGCCGTACCATTGGGCGACCTCATCGACGTAGCTGCCGAGATTGAGAAGGCTGAGGCCCAGCTCAAGCACTTGGAAGGCTTCCTGATGGGCGTACGCAAGAAGCTCAGCAACGAGAACTTCGTAGCTCACGCACCTGAGAAGGTAGTAGCCCTGGAGCGCAAGAAGGAAAGCGACTCTGTTGAGAAGATTGCTGCCCTCAAGGCAACCATCGAGGAACTCAAGAAGAAATAA
- a CDS encoding sigma-70 family RNA polymerase sigma factor: protein MKLESEKKLLDDINSGSRAAMHRLYERYVGYAMAVALRYVPMRDDAEDVVQDSFIKVFSGISKFEYRGEGALQAWLLRIVTNEAVNFVRQQKRFTIVDEVPDDIEDEEPEVERVPPAELTRMIGELPDGYRLVLNMFVFEQKSHKEIAQLLGIKESSSASQYLRAKKLLGKKVKDYLSQADCSDNKELNHINEKSNE from the coding sequence TTGAAATTGGAATCGGAAAAGAAACTCTTAGACGACATCAATAGCGGCAGTCGGGCAGCAATGCACAGATTGTATGAACGCTATGTGGGGTATGCCATGGCCGTAGCGCTGAGGTATGTCCCTATGCGCGATGATGCTGAGGATGTAGTGCAAGATAGTTTTATAAAAGTCTTTTCCGGCATTTCAAAGTTTGAATATCGGGGTGAGGGCGCTCTTCAGGCTTGGCTCTTGCGGATAGTGACAAATGAAGCGGTCAACTTTGTAAGGCAGCAAAAGCGCTTCACTATCGTGGACGAAGTTCCCGATGATATTGAGGATGAAGAGCCAGAAGTAGAAAGAGTTCCGCCTGCTGAACTGACAAGAATGATAGGAGAATTGCCTGATGGGTACAGACTGGTTCTTAACATGTTTGTTTTTGAACAGAAAAGCCATAAAGAAATTGCACAGCTGTTAGGCATCAAAGAAAGCAGTTCTGCTTCACAATATTTGCGGGCGAAAAAGCTGTTGGGCAAAAAGGTGAAAGATTATCTGAGCCAGGCAGATTGTAGTGATAATAAAGAGTTGAATCATATAAACGAGAAAAGTAATGAGTAA
- the mazG gene encoding nucleoside triphosphate pyrophosphohydrolase: protein MVSNTGKGHTKEEKLAAFSRLLDVQDRLRLQCPWDKKQTFESLRPNTIEETFELCDALMKRDYKDIKKELGDVLEHVMFYSIIGREDGEFDICDVCNQEADKLMFRHPFINWKEEGNWTVSNPDMYINDEGQVVYRESEEAETGKAGTASSEETLALGASKPKTATSVEKTWEQIKQQEKDGNERVLSGVPHSLPSLIKAYRIQDKARNVGFDWKEKEDVWDKVQEELEELKVELAKGDKENSTRELGDFIFSVINAARLYKLNPDNALEKTNQKFIRRFNYVEDHSLKQGKNLKDMSLEEMDKLWDEAKLQEKKDDK, encoded by the coding sequence ATGGTTAGTAATACAGGAAAAGGACATACGAAAGAAGAAAAACTGGCGGCGTTCAGCCGCTTGCTGGATGTGCAGGACCGTTTGCGCCTGCAGTGTCCATGGGATAAAAAGCAGACATTCGAGAGTCTTCGTCCGAATACGATCGAGGAGACTTTCGAGCTTTGTGACGCCTTGATGAAGCGCGATTACAAGGATATCAAGAAGGAGTTGGGCGATGTGTTGGAGCACGTGATGTTCTATAGCATCATCGGCAGAGAAGACGGCGAGTTCGATATTTGCGATGTTTGCAATCAGGAGGCAGATAAATTGATGTTCCGCCATCCTTTCATCAACTGGAAGGAGGAAGGAAATTGGACGGTTTCGAATCCTGATATGTATATCAACGATGAGGGACAAGTGGTATATAGAGAGTCTGAAGAAGCAGAAACCGGGAAGGCTGGAACTGCCAGTTCGGAAGAAACTTTGGCTCTTGGCGCCAGCAAGCCGAAAACTGCTACTTCTGTTGAGAAAACCTGGGAACAGATTAAGCAGCAGGAGAAGGATGGAAATGAGCGGGTGTTGAGCGGTGTCCCTCATTCTCTTCCGTCTCTTATCAAGGCTTATCGCATTCAGGACAAGGCTAGAAATGTAGGCTTCGACTGGAAAGAAAAAGAAGATGTGTGGGACAAAGTGCAGGAGGAACTGGAAGAACTCAAGGTGGAACTGGCTAAAGGCGACAAAGAGAATTCTACCCGGGAATTGGGCGATTTCATCTTCTCAGTAATCAATGCAGCACGTCTCTATAAACTCAATCCGGATAATGCGCTGGAGAAAACCAACCAGAAGTTTATCCGCCGTTTCAACTACGTAGAAGATCATAGCTTAAAGCAAGGCAAAAACTTGAAAGATATGAGCTTAGAAGAAATGGATAAACTATGGGATGAAGCAAAACTTCAGGAGAAAAAGGATGATAAATAA